One window of the Sulfitobacter alexandrii genome contains the following:
- a CDS encoding outer membrane protein assembly factor BamE yields MHTTTRASVMALALAAMLGLGACSAQYRNHGYVPPEEDLQQIQVGADTKETVAEKIGVPASSGVLTNSGYYYVRMRTRTIGPFAKQEIDRQVVAISFSDTGVVQNVERFGLEQGRVVQLTQRVTSSPVSDKSFIRQLLGNIGRFNPAGLAG; encoded by the coding sequence ATGCACACCACCACCAGAGCCAGCGTGATGGCATTGGCGCTTGCCGCGATGCTGGGCCTTGGCGCCTGTTCCGCCCAGTACCGCAACCACGGCTACGTCCCGCCCGAGGAAGACCTGCAACAGATCCAGGTGGGCGCGGACACCAAGGAAACGGTGGCCGAAAAGATCGGCGTGCCCGCCTCCTCCGGGGTGCTGACCAACTCGGGCTACTACTACGTGCGGATGCGGACCCGGACCATCGGACCCTTCGCCAAGCAGGAAATCGACCGGCAGGTTGTCGCGATCAGCTTTTCCGACACGGGCGTTGTCCAGAACGTCGAACGCTTCGGTCTGGAGCAGGGCCGCGTGGTCCAGCTGACCCAGCGGGTGACGTCCTCGCCGGTCAGCGACAAGTCGTTCATCCGGCAGCTTCTGGGCAACATCGGCCGCTTCAACCCGGCCGGGCTGGCGGGCTGA
- a CDS encoding anhydro-N-acetylmuramic acid kinase, which translates to MGRAIGKTGVVTALGAMSGTSLDGVDAALLRTDGRQITEFGKSGYRAYTAAERRTIAAGFGKWHGPEVEAAARVVEDAHRALLGDFEGVDLIGFHGQTLAHAPRTHGTLQVGDGAALARDLGVPVVWDFRSADVHLGGEGAPLAPFFHHACARHAGIEGPVGFLNLGGVGNLTWVDPAIDAPEAEGALLAFDTGPANAPLNDLVQARLGMDFDDGGRLARRGTVETGALELFLAEPYFARMPPKSLDRNDFAEMVALVSELSDADAAATLTAMCAAGVAEAMQHCPRPPERVLVTGGGRHNPVLMQMLGVSLDCPVAAVEEVGLDGDMLEAQAFAFLAVRVARGLPTSCPGTTGVRAAVGGGTVSLPGGADPA; encoded by the coding sequence ATGGGCAGGGCCATCGGAAAAACGGGCGTGGTGACCGCGCTGGGGGCGATGTCGGGCACGTCGCTCGACGGCGTCGATGCGGCGCTGCTGCGGACGGACGGGCGGCAGATCACCGAATTCGGCAAGAGCGGCTACAGGGCCTATACCGCCGCGGAACGCCGCACCATCGCCGCGGGGTTCGGCAAGTGGCACGGCCCCGAGGTCGAGGCCGCCGCAAGGGTGGTCGAGGACGCACACCGCGCGCTGCTGGGCGACTTCGAGGGGGTCGACCTGATCGGCTTTCACGGCCAGACCCTCGCCCATGCGCCCCGCACGCACGGGACGCTGCAGGTCGGCGACGGTGCGGCCCTGGCGCGGGATCTCGGCGTGCCGGTCGTCTGGGATTTCCGCAGTGCGGACGTGCACCTCGGCGGCGAAGGCGCGCCGCTGGCGCCGTTCTTTCACCATGCCTGCGCGCGTCATGCCGGGATCGAGGGTCCGGTGGGTTTTTTGAACCTCGGCGGGGTCGGGAACCTGACCTGGGTCGATCCGGCGATCGACGCCCCCGAGGCGGAAGGCGCGCTTCTGGCCTTTGACACGGGACCGGCCAATGCGCCCCTGAACGATCTCGTGCAGGCCCGGCTGGGAATGGATTTCGACGACGGCGGCAGGCTGGCGCGCCGCGGCACCGTCGAAACCGGTGCGCTGGAGCTGTTCCTCGCCGAGCCGTATTTCGCGCGAATGCCGCCCAAGTCGCTGGACCGCAACGACTTTGCCGAGATGGTGGCGCTGGTCAGCGAATTGTCCGACGCCGATGCCGCCGCGACCCTGACGGCGATGTGCGCCGCCGGCGTGGCCGAGGCGATGCAGCATTGCCCGCGCCCGCCGGAGCGGGTGCTGGTGACCGGCGGGGGGCGTCACAATCCGGTCCTGATGCAGATGCTCGGCGTCTCGCTCGATTGTCCCGTGGCTGCGGTGGAGGAGGTGGGCCTCGACGGGGACATGCTGGAGGCGCAGGCCTTTGCCTTCCTCGCGGTGCGGGTGGCGCGGGGGTTGCCCACGTCCTGTCCCGGCACCACGGGTGTGCGTGCGGCGGTGGGGGGCGGCACGGTCAGCCTGCCGGGGGGTGCCGATCCGGCGTGA
- the tyrS gene encoding tyrosine--tRNA ligase, with protein MTYHPKSEFIHTMMQRGFLADCTDYQGLDEALAVPGQPAYIGYDATAKSLHVGHLLNVMMLRWLQKSGHKPITLMGGGTTKVGDPSFRADERPLLGPEQIDENIEGMGRVFARYLDYGEGASDALMLNNAEWLDGLNYLDFLRDIGRHFSVNRMLSFESVKSRLDREQSLSFLEFNYMILQAYDFMELNRRYGCILQMGGSDQWGNIVNGIDLTRRVIDREVYGLTSPLLTTSDGRKMGKSQGGAIWLNADMLSPYEFWQFWRNTTDADVGRFLKLYTELPVEECDRMGALAGSEINEAKVRLANEVTALLHGAEAAATAEATAREVFERGGVGDDLPTLTLSAADLGDGISIVQLIVKSGLASSGKEAKRLIAENGARLDDRPLTDAGLMLDAKALSSPIKLSAGKKRHALVQLG; from the coding sequence ATGACCTACCATCCGAAATCGGAGTTCATCCACACGATGATGCAACGCGGCTTCCTGGCCGATTGCACCGATTACCAGGGCCTGGACGAGGCGCTGGCGGTGCCGGGTCAGCCGGCCTACATCGGCTACGACGCCACGGCGAAATCGTTGCACGTGGGGCATCTGCTGAACGTCATGATGCTGCGCTGGCTGCAGAAGTCGGGTCACAAGCCGATCACCCTGATGGGCGGCGGCACCACCAAGGTGGGCGATCCCAGCTTTCGCGCGGACGAACGGCCCCTGCTGGGGCCCGAGCAGATCGACGAGAACATCGAAGGCATGGGCCGCGTCTTTGCGCGCTACCTCGACTACGGCGAGGGCGCGTCGGACGCGCTGATGCTCAACAACGCCGAATGGCTGGACGGGCTCAACTATCTCGATTTCCTGCGCGACATCGGGCGGCATTTCTCGGTCAACCGGATGCTGTCGTTCGAGAGCGTGAAGTCGCGGCTGGACCGCGAGCAGAGCCTCAGCTTCCTCGAGTTCAACTACATGATCCTGCAGGCCTACGACTTCATGGAACTGAACCGGCGTTACGGCTGCATCCTGCAGATGGGCGGCAGCGACCAGTGGGGCAACATCGTCAACGGCATCGACCTGACGCGGCGGGTGATCGACCGCGAGGTCTATGGGCTGACGTCGCCGCTCCTGACCACGTCGGACGGCCGGAAGATGGGCAAGAGCCAGGGGGGCGCGATCTGGCTCAACGCAGACATGTTGTCGCCCTACGAATTCTGGCAGTTCTGGCGCAACACCACGGATGCCGACGTGGGGCGTTTCCTCAAGCTCTACACCGAGCTGCCGGTCGAGGAATGCGACCGCATGGGCGCGCTGGCGGGGTCCGAGATCAACGAGGCGAAGGTGCGGCTGGCGAACGAGGTCACCGCGCTGCTGCATGGCGCCGAGGCCGCCGCGACCGCGGAGGCGACCGCGCGCGAAGTGTTCGAACGGGGCGGCGTGGGCGACGACCTGCCGACCCTCACGCTGTCCGCCGCCGATCTGGGCGATGGCATTTCCATCGTGCAGCTGATCGTGAAATCGGGTCTCGCGTCCTCCGGCAAGGAGGCCAAGCGCCTGATCGCCGAGAACGGCGCGCGGCTGGATGACCGGCCGCTGACCGACGCGGGGCTGATGCTGGACGCCAAGGCACTTTCCAGCCCGATCAAGCTGTCGGCGGGAAAGAAGCGGCACGCGCTGGTGCAACTGGGCTGA
- the rpmF gene encoding 50S ribosomal protein L32 encodes MAVQQNKVSKSRRNNRRAHDSLSAANPNECSNCGELKRPHHICAACGHYDDAEVVALTDEIDLEDDAA; translated from the coding sequence ATGGCTGTCCAGCAGAACAAAGTTTCCAAGTCGCGCCGCAACAACCGCCGTGCGCACGATTCGCTCTCGGCTGCGAACCCCAACGAATGCTCCAACTGCGGCGAGCTGAAGCGCCCGCACCACATCTGCGCCGCCTGCGGCCACTACGATGATGCGGAAGTCGTTGCCCTGACAGACGAGATCGACCTGGAAGACGACGCGGCCTGA
- a CDS encoding sugar O-acetyltransferase, with protein MQTQRERMAAAAWYSCLDPELETLRGRARRAIHAHNRQPPAEPATMSAPLRALFAACGPDCLVEAPFHASYGCHIHLGARVYINANCVILDSARVEIGDGTMIGTGAQIICAQHHKDPAERARGMEIALPVTIGSDVWIGAGAIVMPGVTLGRGAIVGAGAVVTRDVAEGQTVVGAPARPL; from the coding sequence GTGCAGACCCAGCGGGAGCGGATGGCGGCGGCCGCGTGGTACTCCTGCCTCGATCCCGAGCTGGAAACCCTGCGCGGGCGGGCACGGCGCGCGATCCACGCGCACAATCGCCAGCCACCGGCGGAGCCCGCCACGATGAGCGCGCCGCTGCGGGCGCTTTTCGCCGCCTGCGGACCGGATTGCCTGGTCGAAGCCCCCTTCCACGCCAGCTACGGGTGTCACATTCACTTGGGCGCGCGGGTCTACATCAATGCGAACTGCGTGATCCTCGACAGCGCCCGGGTCGAGATCGGAGACGGCACGATGATCGGCACGGGGGCGCAGATCATCTGCGCCCAGCACCACAAGGACCCCGCCGAACGCGCCCGGGGCATGGAAATCGCCCTGCCGGTGACCATCGGCAGCGATGTCTGGATCGGCGCGGGGGCAATCGTGATGCCGGGGGTGACGCTGGGCCGCGGCGCCATCGTCGGCGCGGGCGCCGTGGTCACGCGGGACGTGGCGGAGGGGCAGACCGTGGTCGGCGCCCCTGCCCGGCCGCTGTGA
- a CDS encoding ABC-F family ATP-binding cassette domain-containing protein, translating to MARAPLLQLNEISLTFGGDPVFEDLSLVVHSGDRVALVGRNGSGKSTLMKVMAGLVEADSGEVIAGPGVSVGYMEQDPDLSGFDTLGDFAAHGLDPGEMYKVERAGEGLKFDPARPVATASGGERRRAALARLMAQAPELMLLDEPTNHLDIEAIGWLEEELRTTRTAFVIISHDRAFLRNLTRATLWIDRGQVRRQEKGFGDFEAWRDQVWEEEDTQRHKLNRKIKAEARWAVEGISARRKRNQGRVRALQDLRAERASQIRRQGTAAMALDAGPKSGRKVIEAQGISKRFGDKRILGDFSLTVQRGDRIALVGPNGVGKTTLLNMLIGAEQPDSGTVTLGTNLELALFDQARAQLDGDMSLWDSLTGDPDMRVGGKADQVLVRGQPKHVVGYLKEFLFDEAQARAPVRSLSGGERARLLLAKLMARPSNLLVLDEPTNDLDVETLDLLQELLETYDGTVILVSHDRDFLDRVAATTIAMEGDGRATVYAGGWTDYLAQRGQDDFAESVVKAKEPPKQDKPAKTQKKGLSFTEKHRLEALPAEIERLEAEIGKLEQLLADPDLFNREPVKFNKATQALAERQEKLSSAEEEWLTLEEKAAT from the coding sequence ATGGCACGCGCACCCTTACTCCAGCTCAATGAAATCTCTCTCACCTTCGGGGGCGACCCGGTGTTCGAAGACCTGTCGCTGGTCGTGCATTCGGGCGACCGGGTGGCGCTGGTCGGGCGCAACGGGTCGGGCAAATCCACCCTGATGAAGGTCATGGCCGGCCTGGTCGAGGCGGACAGCGGCGAGGTCATCGCGGGGCCGGGTGTCTCCGTCGGCTACATGGAGCAGGACCCGGACCTGAGCGGTTTCGATACGCTGGGCGATTTCGCGGCCCACGGTCTGGACCCCGGCGAGATGTACAAGGTCGAACGCGCGGGCGAGGGGCTCAAGTTCGACCCCGCGCGCCCCGTCGCCACCGCCTCGGGCGGGGAGCGGCGCCGCGCGGCACTGGCGCGCCTGATGGCACAGGCCCCCGAACTGATGCTGCTGGACGAGCCCACCAACCATCTCGACATCGAGGCGATCGGCTGGCTGGAGGAAGAGCTGCGGACCACCCGCACCGCCTTTGTCATCATCAGCCACGACCGCGCCTTCCTGCGCAACCTGACCCGCGCGACGCTCTGGATCGACCGGGGGCAGGTGCGGCGGCAGGAAAAGGGTTTCGGCGATTTCGAGGCCTGGCGCGACCAGGTCTGGGAAGAGGAAGACACCCAGCGCCACAAGCTCAACCGCAAGATCAAGGCGGAAGCCCGCTGGGCGGTCGAAGGCATCTCGGCCCGGCGCAAGCGCAACCAGGGCCGCGTGCGCGCGCTGCAGGACCTGCGCGCCGAGCGCGCCAGCCAGATCCGGCGCCAGGGCACCGCGGCGATGGCGCTGGACGCGGGCCCCAAATCGGGCCGCAAGGTCATCGAGGCGCAGGGCATCTCCAAGCGCTTCGGTGACAAGCGGATCCTCGGCGACTTCTCCCTGACCGTGCAGCGCGGCGACCGGATCGCGCTGGTCGGCCCCAATGGCGTGGGCAAGACGACGCTGCTCAACATGCTGATCGGCGCGGAACAGCCCGACAGCGGGACCGTCACGCTGGGGACGAACCTCGAACTCGCGCTGTTCGACCAGGCGCGCGCGCAGCTCGACGGCGACATGTCGCTGTGGGATTCGCTGACCGGTGACCCGGACATGCGCGTCGGCGGCAAGGCGGACCAGGTGCTGGTGCGCGGCCAGCCCAAGCACGTGGTGGGCTATCTCAAGGAGTTCCTCTTTGACGAGGCGCAGGCGCGGGCGCCGGTCCGGTCGCTGTCGGGCGGGGAGCGCGCGCGGCTGTTGCTGGCCAAGCTGATGGCGCGCCCGTCCAACCTGCTGGTGCTGGACGAACCGACGAACGATCTGGACGTCGAAACGCTGGACCTGTTGCAGGAACTGCTGGAAACCTACGACGGCACAGTCATCCTCGTCAGCCACGACCGCGATTTCCTGGATCGCGTGGCGGCCACCACCATCGCGATGGAGGGCGACGGCCGCGCCACCGTCTATGCCGGCGGCTGGACCGACTATCTGGCGCAACGCGGCCAGGACGATTTCGCCGAAAGCGTGGTGAAGGCCAAGGAGCCCCCCAAGCAGGACAAGCCCGCCAAGACCCAGAAGAAGGGTCTGAGCTTTACCGAGAAGCATCGGCTGGAGGCCTTGCCGGCCGAGATCGAACGGCTGGAGGCCGAGATCGGCAAGCTGGAACAATTGCTGGCCGATCCCGACCTGTTCAACCGCGAACCGGTCAAGTTCAACAAGGCGACGCAGGCCCTTGCCGAGCGTCAGGAAAAGCTGTCGTCAGCCGAAGAGGAATGGTTGACGCTCGAGGAAAAAGCGGCAACCTGA
- a CDS encoding GNAT family N-acetyltransferase produces MFDAPDPPVQPLMQSDGFAAALRLLGRPPVTLPCGLIVLRRSLAGLPVAMLPRAAPPPDLNAQLAAAGLGRVPLILSPEVPCDLPRALRIAAPRWIGVLPLAGGARARRARMHPKWRNQWRRARDAGIEVTHATLPADLSHPLFEAEQRQRAARGYDGWPLALTCAFAAAAPDQTRLFSARRGGEVIARMLFLCHGGGATYHLGQTTETGRRYHAHNLLLALACDWLEDRGHTILDLGPLDARTPELNRFKLRSGARGRPTGGSWLRWCPI; encoded by the coding sequence ATGTTCGACGCACCCGATCCGCCCGTACAGCCCCTGATGCAAAGTGACGGCTTTGCCGCCGCCCTTCGGCTGCTGGGCCGCCCACCGGTAACGCTGCCCTGTGGTCTCATCGTCCTGCGCCGATCGCTGGCCGGGCTGCCGGTGGCGATGCTGCCCCGCGCGGCGCCACCGCCGGACCTGAACGCGCAGCTTGCGGCAGCCGGGCTGGGCCGGGTCCCGCTCATCCTGTCGCCCGAGGTGCCCTGCGACCTGCCGCGCGCCCTGCGCATCGCGGCGCCGCGCTGGATCGGGGTGCTGCCGCTCGCGGGCGGCGCGCGGGCCCGGCGCGCGCGGATGCACCCAAAGTGGCGCAACCAGTGGCGCCGGGCGCGCGACGCCGGGATCGAGGTCACCCATGCCACCCTGCCGGCCGACCTGTCCCATCCCCTGTTCGAGGCCGAGCAGCGGCAGCGTGCCGCGCGCGGCTACGATGGCTGGCCGCTGGCGCTGACCTGCGCCTTTGCCGCCGCCGCGCCCGATCAGACGCGTTTGTTCAGCGCGCGCCGGGGCGGCGAGGTGATCGCGCGGATGCTGTTCCTCTGCCACGGCGGCGGGGCCACCTATCATCTCGGCCAGACGACCGAGACGGGACGCCGGTATCACGCCCACAACCTGCTGCTCGCCTTGGCCTGCGACTGGCTGGAGGACCGGGGCCACACGATCCTCGACCTCGGTCCGCTGGATGCCCGGACGCCGGAACTGAACCGCTTCAAGCTGCGCAGCGGCGCGCGCGGGCGGCCCACCGGTGGCAGCTGGCTGCGGTGGTGTCCGATCTGA
- a CDS encoding YceD family protein has protein sequence MSPKPPSATALRVAELSQGSENVFALRPEKDRLAQIAQELDLSALRKLSFEGKVSPLGRDDWELTGTLGATVVQPCVVTLEPVTTRVDTQVVRRYLADYVEPEEPEVEMPEDDTSEPLGAWIDPGAVMIEALALSVPDYPRAEGAELGAVVHTEPGQKPMTDEDAKPFAGLADLKAKLDREDP, from the coding sequence ATGTCTCCCAAGCCTCCCAGTGCCACCGCCCTCCGCGTCGCGGAGCTGTCCCAGGGCAGCGAAAACGTGTTTGCGCTCCGACCGGAGAAGGACAGGCTGGCGCAGATCGCGCAGGAGCTCGACCTGAGCGCCCTGCGCAAGCTCAGCTTCGAGGGAAAGGTCAGCCCGCTTGGCCGGGACGACTGGGAACTGACCGGCACGCTGGGCGCGACCGTAGTGCAGCCCTGCGTGGTGACGCTCGAACCGGTGACCACGCGCGTCGACACGCAGGTGGTGCGCCGTTACCTCGCCGACTACGTCGAACCGGAGGAACCCGAGGTCGAAATGCCCGAGGACGACACGTCGGAGCCGCTGGGCGCGTGGATCGACCCCGGCGCGGTGATGATCGAGGCGCTGGCCCTGTCGGTGCCGGACTATCCCCGCGCCGAAGGAGCGGAGCTGGGCGCGGTGGTCCATACCGAACCGGGCCAGAAGCCGATGACCGACGAGGACGCCAAGCCCTTTGCGGGGCTGGCCGATCTCAAGGCCAAGCTGGACCGCGAAGACCCCTGA
- a CDS encoding GNAT family N-acetyltransferase: protein MMLLQKGRYTARTAEDQADVEAAQRLRATCFGLDVPLDTDSYDSQCTHVLIEEAATGDLVCCYRLLTLHGTDLPQCYAAQFYELSPLQSYEGLMMELGRFCIHPERSDPDIQRIAWAAMTRLVDAQDVQMLFGCASFAGTETEAYLDSFAMLRARHLAPPRWLPRVKAPDVFRFAARLRRKPDAKRAMRRMPPLLRTYLLMGGWVSDHAVVDRQMNTLHVFTGLEIGAIPAARKRLLRALV, encoded by the coding sequence ATGATGCTACTGCAGAAGGGACGCTACACGGCCCGAACCGCTGAAGATCAGGCCGACGTCGAGGCGGCCCAGCGGCTCCGCGCCACATGTTTCGGCCTCGACGTGCCGCTCGATACCGACAGCTATGACAGCCAGTGCACCCATGTCCTGATCGAGGAGGCGGCCACCGGGGACCTGGTGTGTTGCTACCGGCTGCTGACGCTGCACGGGACCGACCTGCCGCAGTGCTATGCCGCGCAATTCTACGAACTCAGCCCGCTGCAGAGCTACGAGGGGCTGATGATGGAACTGGGGCGATTCTGCATCCACCCCGAACGGTCCGACCCGGACATCCAGCGCATCGCCTGGGCCGCGATGACCCGCCTTGTCGATGCGCAGGACGTGCAGATGCTGTTCGGCTGCGCCTCTTTCGCGGGGACGGAGACCGAAGCCTACCTCGATTCCTTCGCCATGCTGCGCGCGCGGCACCTCGCACCCCCGCGCTGGCTGCCCCGCGTCAAGGCGCCCGACGTGTTCCGATTTGCCGCGCGGCTGCGGCGCAAGCCGGATGCGAAGCGGGCGATGCGGCGGATGCCGCCGCTGCTGCGCACCTACCTGCTGATGGGGGGCTGGGTCAGCGACCACGCGGTGGTGGACCGGCAGATGAACACGCTGCATGTCTTTACCGGGCTAGAGATCGGGGCGATTCCGGCCGCACGCAAGCGCCTCCTGCGGGCCTTGGTCTAG
- a CDS encoding DMT family transporter produces the protein MAWLLLALAAVFEVVFAMGMKMSHGFTKLTPSLVTIVGIVFGLWFLALAMKQLPVSIAYPVWTALGTLGTVALGTLMLGESMTPLKIVSVLAIVGGVIGLKVSSG, from the coding sequence ATGGCTTGGTTGCTACTTGCGCTCGCTGCGGTGTTCGAGGTCGTGTTCGCGATGGGCATGAAGATGTCCCACGGGTTCACCAAACTTACGCCCTCGCTGGTGACCATCGTCGGCATCGTGTTCGGCCTGTGGTTCCTCGCGCTCGCGATGAAGCAGCTGCCGGTGTCCATCGCCTACCCGGTATGGACCGCGCTCGGCACGCTGGGGACCGTCGCACTGGGGACGCTGATGCTGGGCGAATCCATGACCCCGCTCAAGATCGTGTCGGTCCTGGCGATTGTCGGCGGCGTGATCGGGCTCAAGGTCTCGTCCGGCTGA
- a CDS encoding 3-hydroxyacyl-CoA dehydrogenase, which translates to MQLDTTAAIITGGASGLGEATARHFAERGAQVTLLDRDAKRGPQVAEEIGGHFAETDVTDEASVQAAIDLAMEKMGRITAAVNCAGIALGIKTLGRDGPHPMGDFQRTVDINLVGSFNVARLAAQAMAQNDPEPDGARGVIINTASVAAFDGQKGQAAYAASKGGIVGMTLPMARDLAKDGIRVMTIAPGIFRTPMLAGLPEDVQASLAADVPNPARLGDPAEYGRLAGFIVEMGYLNGEVIRLDGALRMR; encoded by the coding sequence ATGCAGCTCGACACCACAGCCGCCATCATCACCGGGGGCGCCTCGGGCCTGGGCGAAGCCACCGCCCGCCACTTCGCCGAGCGCGGCGCGCAGGTGACCCTGCTGGACCGGGATGCCAAGCGGGGCCCCCAGGTGGCCGAGGAGATCGGCGGCCATTTCGCCGAGACCGACGTGACCGACGAGGCGTCGGTGCAGGCGGCCATCGACCTGGCGATGGAGAAGATGGGCCGGATCACCGCCGCCGTGAACTGCGCCGGCATCGCCCTTGGCATCAAGACGCTGGGCCGCGACGGCCCGCACCCCATGGGCGATTTCCAACGCACGGTGGACATCAACCTGGTCGGCAGTTTCAACGTCGCGCGCCTCGCCGCGCAGGCCATGGCGCAAAACGACCCCGAACCGGACGGCGCGCGCGGCGTCATCATCAACACCGCCTCGGTCGCCGCCTTCGATGGTCAGAAGGGACAGGCCGCCTATGCGGCGTCCAAGGGCGGCATCGTGGGCATGACCCTGCCCATGGCGCGTGACCTGGCCAAGGACGGGATCAGGGTGATGACCATCGCGCCGGGGATCTTCCGGACGCCGATGCTGGCGGGCCTGCCCGAAGACGTGCAGGCGAGCCTGGCCGCGGACGTGCCGAACCCCGCCCGGCTGGGCGATCCCGCGGAGTACGGGCGTCTCGCGGGCTTCATCGTCGAGATGGGGTATCTCAACGGCGAGGTGATCCGGCTCGACGGCGCGCTGCGGATGCGGTGA
- the plsX gene encoding phosphate acyltransferase PlsX: MTAPTDHTAAKAGHTLISVDAMGGDEGPAAVVAGCSLSAKANPDIAFVLHGDEAQLAPLVAKRRELEGRCEIRHAADVVRMEDKPSQVVRTGKDTSMWSAIEAVRTGEAAVAVSCGNTGALMALSMIRLKKLPGVNRPAIAVLYPSSNPQGFNVMLDVGADVRADADDLLRFALMGTSYARNGMDIARPRVGLLNVGTEEHKGRAELKEAYDLIRDQRESAGFEFVGFVEGGDISGDAADVIVTDGFTGNVAIKTGEGTANMIGNGLREAFKYSPLSRLASLLAYTSLMRLRRRIDPRRVNGGVFLGLNGTVVKSHGAADATGVSAAIRLAAQLSESRFNDKLAARVAATLTTEETPS; encoded by the coding sequence ATGACGGCCCCGACCGATCATACCGCAGCGAAGGCCGGACACACCCTGATTTCCGTCGATGCGATGGGGGGTGATGAGGGCCCGGCAGCCGTCGTTGCCGGGTGTTCGCTGTCTGCAAAGGCCAATCCGGATATCGCCTTCGTGCTCCACGGTGACGAAGCGCAGCTTGCCCCCCTGGTGGCCAAGCGGCGCGAGCTTGAGGGTCGGTGCGAGATCCGGCATGCCGCCGACGTGGTCAGGATGGAAGACAAGCCCAGCCAGGTTGTGCGCACCGGCAAGGACACCTCCATGTGGTCCGCGATCGAGGCCGTGCGCACGGGCGAGGCTGCCGTGGCCGTGTCCTGCGGCAATACCGGCGCGTTGATGGCCCTGTCGATGATCCGGCTGAAGAAGCTGCCGGGGGTGAACCGGCCCGCCATCGCGGTGCTCTACCCTTCGTCCAACCCGCAGGGATTCAACGTGATGCTGGACGTGGGCGCGGACGTGCGCGCCGATGCGGACGACCTGCTGAGGTTCGCGCTGATGGGCACCTCCTATGCCCGCAACGGCATGGACATCGCCCGGCCCCGCGTCGGCCTGCTGAACGTCGGCACCGAGGAGCACAAGGGCCGCGCGGAACTCAAGGAAGCCTACGACCTGATTCGGGACCAGCGCGAGAGTGCCGGCTTCGAATTCGTCGGCTTCGTTGAGGGCGGCGACATCTCGGGCGATGCGGCGGACGTGATCGTGACCGACGGTTTCACCGGCAACGTCGCCATCAAGACCGGCGAAGGCACCGCCAACATGATCGGCAACGGCCTGCGCGAGGCTTTCAAGTATTCGCCCCTGTCCCGGCTGGCGTCGCTGCTCGCCTACACGTCGCTGATGCGCCTGCGCCGCAGGATTGATCCGCGCCGGGTCAACGGCGGGGTGTTCCTCGGGCTGAACGGCACCGTGGTCAAATCCCACGGCGCCGCCGACGCCACCGGCGTTTCCGCCGCCATCCGCCTCGCGGCGCAGCTTTCCGAAAGCCGTTTCAACGACAAGCTCGCCGCGCGGGTCGCCGCCACGCTCACGACCGAAGAGACACCCTCATGA